The Tepidibacter aestuarii genome contains a region encoding:
- the rplR gene encoding 50S ribosomal protein L18 — MFKKVNKNENRLQRHKRVRKKIHGSSERPRVNIFRSNSNIYAQIIDDVNACTLIAASSLEAEVKSAVKNTGNKEAAKLVGKLLAKKALDKGIKEVVFDRGGYIYHGRVKELAEGAREGGLEF; from the coding sequence GTGTTCAAAAAAGTAAATAAAAATGAGAACAGACTTCAAAGACACAAAAGAGTTCGTAAGAAAATTCATGGAAGCTCTGAAAGACCAAGAGTAAATATATTTAGAAGTAATTCTAATATCTATGCTCAAATAATAGATGATGTTAATGCATGTACTTTAATTGCAGCTTCTTCTCTTGAAGCAGAGGTTAAAAGTGCTGTTAAAAACACAGGAAACAAAGAAGCTGCTAAACTTGTAGGAAAACTATTAGCTAAAAAAGCATTAGATAAAGGAATAAAAGAAGTTGTATTTGATCGTGGTGGATACATCTATCATGGTAGAGTAAAAGAATTAGCAGAGGGAGCTAGAGAAGGCGGCCTTGAGTTTTAA
- the rpsE gene encoding 30S ribosomal protein S5, whose amino-acid sequence MLRKPIDARQLDVKEKVVQIRRVTKVVKGGRNFRFAALVIVGDENGYVGLGTGKAMEVPDAIKKAIDDAKKNLIHVPMVGTTIPHQVKGQFGAGNILIMPAQEGTGVIAGGPVRAVLELAGLKDVRAKSLGSNNARNMVNATIEGLKSLRTAEDIAKLRGKKVEDLLG is encoded by the coding sequence ATGCTTCGTAAACCTATAGACGCAAGACAACTTGACGTAAAAGAAAAAGTTGTTCAAATAAGACGTGTTACTAAAGTTGTTAAGGGTGGTAGAAACTTCAGATTTGCTGCTTTAGTAATAGTTGGAGATGAAAACGGATATGTAGGATTAGGTACTGGTAAAGCTATGGAAGTACCTGATGCTATTAAAAAAGCAATAGATGATGCTAAGAAAAACTTAATTCATGTACCTATGGTTGGAACTACAATTCCTCACCAAGTAAAAGGACAATTCGGTGCAGGTAACATATTAATAATGCCAGCACAAGAAGGTACAGGAGTTATCGCTGGAGGACCTGTTCGTGCGGTTCTTGAGCTTGCAGGATTAAAAGATGTTAGAGCTAAGTCTTTAGGATCTAACAATGCTAGAAATATGGTAAATGCTACTATAGAAGGACTTAAGTCTCTAAGAACTGCTGAAGATATAGCAAAACTTAGAGGTAAAAAAGTTGAAGACCTTCTAGGATAA